A window of Nicotiana sylvestris chromosome 8, ASM39365v2, whole genome shotgun sequence genomic DNA:
agtgctgatgatgaggttctttgcagaAGAAGCCGGGCTCaagttcacccttagccatctcatcaGATTGTACCGACCCTTTCATTGCCGAGGTCTGATAGCTTTGCGATGCCGATCCACATGCCCTTTGTTGTCGATGATGAAAAAGATggggaccgagggtggatgaatCGATTCGTCAGAGTAAGGACTGTCGATATTATCCCAGTGCAGTTCCTGCCGTTTCTTGAGAAATGGAAtgtcacacgtaagtggtacacttgcatttttatcatttttgttcatggTGGAGACAGATTCAGTAAAGacgccttccttttcttttttacaaCAACCCCGTGGATGCCATACGAAGTCCCCGACCTGACGGATTGGTCTTGGAAGCCGGTAGCCCACTCGACCTAtgatgagcgtaagtggcgagacTTATCCAAATGTAGATGGGAGGCAACACACCACGTTATGCGCTGTGTGGTTTGCTTTCTTTGGGTGTACTTTCCTCTATATGTACTAACTCTGTTATCATAGGCATTGGAGAATTTCTTGAGGTGAGATCGTGCTCCCTCGGATAGGAAGGGGGGTCTTCGGTTTCAGGACCGATGAAtaataacaaacggaaggaaccCTCGcatggcgaaggtgtttattgttacaccccatgttttcgtacatgaaagtacACCATGAGTAAATTGATATATGCCCGGGATTGAGATTATTTTTTAGGTTATAactattatgttatttcaaacaagtgataagcaaattcatgaaggtgagagggtaaggaaatcgaagaaaataaatttcgtcaaagtttgacattttgggataaaatacgatccgAGCTATataatacccaatatttatggactagtaccatacaagtgaaacgacccaaactgatgggctgcgacgggtgcttgagtcctacctgtcaaacacccctaagcatgagtctaagatatgaacctgaataacctCTGTTGAATTTCGAAAATAACATaaatgaaggaaacctgccaaaaAGGCATAAGTACGTGTACATgcagaatatagtgggcgagccggcaaggctgctgtagacaactatacatcaaactGAAAGCCgataaggccacatacaacctaacaagacatattgtctacagacctctaatagaaacataactgtacaaagatgggactgagccaACTCTCgtcggatcaagtggagcacgccaactctcatcgagcatgaaacgcaagccccatgaaatagggcgtcagtacaaaaaatgtactgagtatgtaaggcatgaaaattagtacgtaaaagacatagatgaaacatggaatacagaaacacatctataaatctgaataactttataaattctgtaacgtttataatgtcatgcacgtgcgtataaatgtcgtttcatgcataggtatgagtgcacataatatcatcaagccactaagggcataccatcatattgtctcggccactgtgggcaacatcaacgacatataccagctgatcaggtggtggtgcgtatataacgccgtaaccttttccatattccatatacatatatttacataatACGCGTATacaacgccatctggtcatgggtcaatacacatgagtgaaatgcaagaaaaatatgtaataatctcaatattccttatGGATAGACTTTGCTAACTACGTATTATTCTAggacccatgaacaaaagataataataatttttatggggaatcaagaatatagacacccctactatttctattaatagagtaatttatggaaactgtgtatttgctcatttcttcaatataatttggatcataccaaaagaaagaagggagggccttaacatacctatttcttgaattatttgaacaaaTCTGCTTCTGCGATATTTACACTGGATTTCCTTGAAATTGGAATGAACATGGCTTAAATTTGAAATTTGGACAAAAATGATTTCTGTTTCCAAGTTCTTGGTTTCAACGTTACTTGGTTTCAAATATCTTAGGACTTAACTTTAAGTCAAAGATATGAATTGAAGCTAAAGACATATTGTCTTTATGGATCAGATTTTTACAAGTCTTATTAAGACTTATCTTTAAGTTACTTTAGACATAGACACCTATTATATTTTAATGAGTCATCCTTCCTAATTACTGGCCCTGTGCCACATTTCTTTTGGGCATAATTAGTTAAGttttgtccgcttattagttaactgggtaatgtttttttacccgataattaatcaattacccgcataatttaaaaattaccacaaattacttaaaattctatttatttttaaaatacttcacgtatactttatatattatactaccatggttatatggtaccttgcatggtactagttcataattatcgggtattatcgctcgacccgtattttattccaaattggccacttttaaTGAAACTCGTTTTATTTAATCCGTGTACCTCTTTATCCTCCGTAAcccttatttatcgcttgttatcaatagcgtaagtacgttaacgtcaagatgatctcatccccgagtctacgtcagttaactaaaaacgaaattttaacgtacgaaaacgcgagacaTAACATCCTCCCCCCTTtagaaacatttgtcctcgaatattcaactccccgtgatccatataactttggcatggtcgcctttgtaacaacactactaccaactcttcctatagaagcttaataatccaatgCCACATCGAACCACAATAATCAATAGCGACAATGGTCTCACATGACCAACggcaataaccaacacaagaatttatacacgtaccttatgattatgacgtctcagtcggacccttatttggaggaggaaataagtagggatatctagactttatgttttcctcggcctcccaagtcatttcttctacattgttgtttctccaaagtactttcacggaggctacctccttattccgtagcttgcggGTTTGTCGGTCTAAGATGGCAACCGGagtttcctcgtatgacaagtcctctgtaatctgtacatcatctgtgggcaccactcgagtaggatcgccaatgcactttcgtaacatagatacttGAAAAAACGGATGGATATACTctaattccgagggcaattctaactcataagctactccgCCTACTCTCCGGATGATcatataaggcccaatataccgtgggctaagtttaccTTTCTTGACAAACCatatcacacccttcataggcaacacctTTACGAATACCCAGACATCAACCCGATCTCTAAGTCTAGTCGCCGCACATCAGAATATGACTTTTGAcaactctgagctgtcaatagtcgatcccgaatcaattttcctttttttatggctCGTTGAACCAAGTCTGGCCCGTGTAATCCATATTTTCCAACATCAaaacaccctataggcgacccactcttccgtccgtaaagagcttTGTATGGAACCCTCTGATAAGAGGTAGATTATCATCCCAGCTACATTAGAAGTCTATTAcgcaagctcgtaacatatccttcagtgtttgaatagtacactCAGCCTGTCCATCTGTCTATGGATGAAATGTTGTAgaaagacttacttgagtccccaatcctttttggaaggacctctagaagttagctataaattgatCTACTcaatctgagataatagatacagggacgccatgcagtcatactatctccttaatataaagcctcgcataatcctctgaggaatatgtagttctgataggcagaaaatgggctaactttgtaagcctatcaacaatcacccatatcgaatagAACTTAcgttgggtacgaggtaagcctatgatgaagtccatattgattacttcccatttccaagtcggaatctccatagcatGCAGTAATCCACCtggtttctgatgctcaatttTAACTTGCTGActgttaggacactgagcaacaaactttgctatatccttttttattccgtcccaccaatatacttccctgatatcatgatacatctttgttgctcctggatggatagaataacgagaatagtgagtttctcctataacctgccgatgcagccctgcaatattaggcacacataatcatcCTCGATATATGAGGACACCATCTCCTGTAATTTCAAATggcgtcttctccttctgaagcgttttatccctataatgaactgaTACAGGATCCTCGTACTAGAGTTCATTTAATTCAGTTACTGAAGAGGATGTTGTcatatcctgaagagtaattccaatgttaCCTAAGTCCAGTaactgaactccaagactagctagtgtcgcaccccctttttctcgcgaaaatcgggtttgtgacatttggaaggacaactcgttcccctttgggaattgggttttaaTTGAAGAGTcctcacctaatgattaaagtgcattaggacactaggaggggttttTTTTGCGTagccagagattgggtaagggcttgaaattatcccaaggggaaggtgttaggcacccctcaggatccactagtgtggttcccgaccaaactattgttgtgacttaagtgcaaataacacatacgcaaataaaggcttcaaataagaggggattttcacgtaatggttacaaataaacaaaagtaagaaaaatgaactaaaagagttgattttcttaaaagaaatggtttaaaaaaagatttaaaagaaacaaagtaaAAAAAGGACAGGGGGgggagggtcctaggtttattaataatatggatcaccccacacaacatctagtaatcactcctcagtgaggagatacacgtgatgttattgcgtggtcatcatatccatatctacccttcccaccctctTAAGATATTAAAAAgcagaatggtctcgtttacttattgcatgctattacccgccccaatcctatcagcctcagaggcacttaggactactaatcctagagggaggaggtattgggcttatttgtggtttcaaaaggtaaaatactaaggcgacaaacaaaacacatataacaagtttggggaagcatataaatagataaaagggctcaaacagacctccttaaatcaaagaaaagcatatagtttagcatgtcttacacgtactgattagggtctgattaaacttaataGTTGGGGCAGACTaatttattgcatatttcagataagaagcccgaatcaggcctgcctgctagttgtagttaataaaatctgattcagtttataaacttccctatggcttgcctaagtgttagacgaaaacctataggcatgatatctactgatttcagaaaagatgaagtatactgattttagaaaaagattgtcagttattcaggaaagacgaattttgacaaaagatcataaattctgcagaCGTTAGACAATGACTTTAGATTTGTAGATGAGTGAGACGCTTCAGACTTAgttattaattcctatagacatgctttttaggcgttgttgattttaaacacttttacagacatagcaagagtgcagaaatcctataggcatggcatttAAATGTTGTACTTCatttaagcctatgaacatgatatctaaatgcagttagttgtttaagacctataaataggtttgcctagtgacagatgcatatgcaaaattcggatttccagttaactatgagcatggtatctatatgagagatgcagaaatttaactatatgcaggatatccatatgaatgcagaatttaaaaaacctataggcaggatatctatatgggtgcaaaattccttataggcatagtatctacatattaaagtgcagaattcctaaagGTAGGATATCTTtgtgatatgcagaaatcagaaacctataggcaggatatctatatgggtgcagaattccttataggcatagtatctacatcAGAATtcttataggcaggatatctatgtgatatgcagaaattagaaattccctatgagcaggatatctactCCTTTTACATGCATAGTTACCTtgcccttttcactaaccatccccataagttattatagtccaaataaaataaagaaaaatacatcagaaattgaaaattacaaccaaggagagcctgattcagacttcctgtctaaagtatgaagtaaaccaactccaaagatcatgttttaAAGCTTTTTTtcccacttgggtgtgtcagagttccctaagagtttcataagaactccgggcagtgcttacacctaaaagtatcaccatattaagccaaagtgcagtgtggaagggccagccctcaggtgtccaagttcatagggaactcaaggtcccaaggcaaggctcacaagagagggacagaacttaggaactaggagagagtgtaagtgcagaattctgaaagggggaaagggaaaaaggaaacaacacacatggggatatagggaatgaggagttgcaagaggtaaaaagcaggctagtgggcataacccaacaatgggagatgctggcacacccataagcctactggaacacattgtttagaggttaggatcccctaagggatcaagttcaatccatagacaataacaTGTATAATGCCATGtcttaaactgtaactcaaagcacataaaagGAAATAGGAATaaggattcatagcagaaacaaggaaaagggaatcaacatgctagtttaagtatttaactctgcagaagtagtaaagtagataTAGATGCAAAAatttgtaagtaaacacattgtagggatgctgaaatttgaaattaggacataccagttttaaagaaacaagtagagaaaatgcagtagtctagtaaaaacctcagtgcagacaagaagagagagttATATTATGTGAGTgagagttcagaagagattgtgaattgtgtcGTCTGCCATGTGAAGAAAggtcatgcccttttatagtgtaaaaaccaagtagaaataaggtaagaaataattgaagagttgattgtcaatcaattacacaagactccctttagttaagggattcagattcaaatgggtataaaccaattaagaaaagaaattaaaaaacactttgtgcaaagtaggcaattaggggtgaatacataagAGTTATTTAAGTATGGGGTTTTTGAAATaccagtaaatcaaaagggtttgagattttgtatgaatgaactgagtcaaaagatgggaaaggtttttaacttaagggaaatcaacaaacaatggaaagggaatcaattagacctatattcagagggaagtaggaactaatcacaaatttaGAAGCTATTTTAAAgggaagtctatcatatatagggagcatacgaacatgttaagcatgaaggaagactatagtgtcattgtaaaatcagtagaaaatccagtatagaaaagtttagcaaaaggtcagagTCGTATGAAAGCAAGGAAcgggtctgaaagagttaggggttttgaaataaaccctaagTTCAATCAAATCACAAAATCAAGCTTGGCGGAACCccaaaattctagggtttccacactgaatcaagtacagagatgagaaggcaagtagttgaaacaggctcagaggttttagttgaaacctcttgcatgcttctttcatcaacagaaactcatgagaaaaacatgatagcaaagtaacattcgGAACACAGTAGAAATACTTACAAGAAAAACACTGataggaacagtaaaagaaacatgcttaaaagatttttcagaagaaacttaaacagggcttaatagaaggaaaataaggaaacttaagaacttagcaggaaaatacagtaggtgaatcatgctggaacatagtagaagacaaaaaatataagaacacaatagaaaagcatatgagagcatagtatggaaaacatggtagaagaacatacaagcatggagtatataaaacatagtaaaagaacatacaagaacggagtgtaaaaactcagtagaagaacatacaagaacggagtgtaaaaactcagtagaagaacatacaaggtagaagaaaacataagaacacagtagaggcaaataaacacaaaagacaaaggagagaaagtcagagaaagaCTTAAACATTTTcggaaaaccctagatcggaaacgaagtgtttttgaaagaaaagttagggaaatcatttgaaaactcaaggatAGCACAGATACACAGCGGATCTAAGGATATCGGAGAAAACCtcaaagggttagggtttcaaaagaaccctaaaagtgagataggctttgaaaggtcaccaatctgagtcggagaggtcggaATCAGGATCAAACCACCATGGTATGCCGGAGTAAAGATGAAGATGGTCatggaaccttgaatcgacagaggtctgggtgaaaaccttcgaggtcaggcctcgaatcATCAGGTATCAGGCGCGTGGGAGCAAAAGAATGTGAGTATAAGGCTCCGagagcctgagaagccatggattccgatgggtttcaaggtggaggtggtggtaagaGACAATTAGGGTTTaggaatgttcgagagagtttgagagttcagaggcggatggtaggtgagaaatgagaaggttagggtggtcgtttgggttaaaaaggtaagagtgaataggggtcgttgatctcagagatcaccggccaggatgagaggggtctaggtcgggtaggatttaatcgggtctggggagggtttaaattaaaattgggttggggaattgaGATTGGGAATTGGTTTCATTTGGGGCTCatataaggctaaaattgaaataaatggggctaacatttaaataaccatttcccttatttattttataaaaatagtaaaataatttaaggaaataaattaaagatactaaatagattaataatatgtaaatattaaattaaaaatactgtaataaaatttgtaattataaacacaattaaatcttaaaataggataaaattgcaattatatgcaatttaactttaaaaagctaaataaatctgtaaaaaatgtgcaaaaattatattagctatattttggtataaatatgagaattcaataaaggagttaccaaaaatgataatttggaaaataattattggttttttctaataaaataaggcgataaattgatttaaaaatcttttaaaaattggaaaaataataaaacacttggacatgcttatatatgaatacgtatgctattttgaaagtattttgcatataaaaatatacgggaaaaaattgggtatcaatagctagCTGATGAACGTCATGGGCTATTCTCCTCTTTTCTGGTTGTAAATACGAcatgctacccatagatctacggctgagggcatcatctactacgttcgccttccctggatggtataaaatatcaacgtcatagtctttaagtagctccaaccatctcctttgatgtagattcaattctttttgcttgaagatgtactggaggctcttatgatccgtatagatatcaacatgaatgccatacaagtagtgcctccacatctttagttcATGAATTACCGCAACTAACTCTAAATTGTGGATCAAGTAGTTCTTCTCGTGATAtattagttgtctagaagcataagccacaaccataccatgctgcatcagcacataacccaatccaacgccttaagcgtcacaatagataatgTAACCATCAGTCCCTTCTGTAAGCGTTAGAAGCTGTGTTGACGTTAatatgtcctttaatgcctggaaactccgtttgAAAGCATCGgcccattgaaactttgctcctttctgagtcaactttgtcaaaggcaCTGAAAGGGTAGAAAATCtctctacaaatctcctgtaataacctgccaaaccgaggATGCTATGgacctccgtcggtgttgtgggtctaggccaagtctttactgactcaatcttttgtgtatccacccggatgccttcacccgaaatgatatgcccaaggaaagttatAGAGTTTAAcaagaattcacatttagaaaattttgcatacaacttcccttcttgtagaactctgagcacagcaCGCAGATAATCAGCATGCTCATCCTctaaacgagaatacaccaatatatcatcgataaatacaattacgaacagatctaaaaaaggcctgaacacacggttcatcaattccatgaatactgttggggcattggtcagaccgaatgacataacccgaaactcaaagtgcccatatctaatcctgaatgttgtcttcggaatatcttcatccttaacccttacctgatggtatcCAGAAcacaagtctatctttgaaaaacacttggcaccttgcaactgatcaaataaatcatcaattgtcgggagtgggtacttattcttgattttcaCCTTATTcggctgcctataatcaatacacattcgtaaggaaccgtctttctttcttacaaacaaaACACTTGCTCCCCAcagtgacgtactaggtctgataaagccttcaAGTAAGTCCTTTAATTGTTCGTAAACTCTTTTAGCTCTGCGAGGGCCATTcaatagggaggaatagatattgggtgagtatttGGTattaggtcaatagaaaactcaatttctcactCTGCGGGAGACCCAGAAGCTCATCgagaaaaacatcgggaaactcattcaccacagtgatggactgaatggttggtgactccacttccacatcctgaacccaaactaagtgataaatacaaccctttcggatcatcttccttgccttgatataggaaatgaatcttcctctcggcgatgccgtattacctttccactccaaaacaggctcccctcGAAAATTGAAATCGAACTAtttttgatctacaatcaacattgccatgacaagaagccaaccaatccatacccattataacattaaactctaccatatctaactcgattaagtctgctacgatagttcgaccatgaactactattatacaacccctatatacttgcttagctatcatCGAGTCCCCAACCGGTGTAGATACCtaaaaaggtttaaccaattcaggttttattccaaacataCCAGCAACTAGAGGAGTAatatatgataaggtggaacctagaTCAATCAGTTCATATACAttatatgaggagactgataatatacctgtaacaacatcaggcgatgactcttggtcat
This region includes:
- the LOC138875248 gene encoding uncharacterized mitochondrial protein AtMg00860-like; amino-acid sequence: MSVQEYCLQFDLLARYAPTIVSKIEDRVHWFVMGLEPYLLNDYMLVSLQPDMDISRIQAYAQEDEHADYLRAVLRVLQEGKLYAKFSKCEFLLNSITFLGHIISGEGIRVDTQKIESVKTWPRPTTPTEVHSILGLAGYYRRFVERFSTLSVPLTKLTQKGAKFQWADAFKRSFQALKDILTSTQLLTLTEGTDGYIIYCDA